A segment of the Salvelinus namaycush isolate Seneca chromosome 3, SaNama_1.0, whole genome shotgun sequence genome:
ATGAAATCTGAGGTCGATAGATTCGTTTCCATAATGGAAAACAACATGTTTATAAAACGGCACCTATGCGCCATTGATTTTCAATATAAATACAACAAATATAACCAATACTTTCTACAAATACGGTAGACTCTGGTTACACGTAATACTGACTTTTTACAATAACCTATAATTGAATGGCACCTCATATACATAAAATACATTCCTACACGGTAGTGCATACAAAATTACAAAGTCATCATAATTTAtacttgataacagtcatttcaGTTCGAGCAGACGCATTTGCATTCGGTTATCATGGGGTATTGAACTGGTATCCAAGTACATTTGAGGCCCCCTTTCTTCTGTATACATCGCCATCTCAATATCGTAAAATGGGTCGAGTTTGCTGGTTTGCAGAACATCCCCTCTGGAACCGAACATGATCTTTTGCTTTGACAGTTTCCCACTCTAACATAACGTGGCCAAAATCTGTTGCCGAGGTCGTTCCATGTATAAATGACGGGACAGAACGAGAATGACCACAGCCACTGCTGCAGCCTCCGTTTAAGTTTTTTACTGGGTCTGTGCTTCTTGCCAAACTGTACGTCAAAATCCATTGCTTTGATTTCATTCGGCATCACTCCACTGGGCTTCTGTTGAATGTCCAAATCGTCAAGCTCATCgttgccagtgtatttatcctgtGGTGGTGTAATAGACATCAAGCGACTATCAAAGTCCCCCAATACACTTTTCAGTTCGGTTTCATTGAGGTCCCTCTCTTTTGGGTCAAAGACAGGATCTGGGTCCTCTTTTAATTCCACAAGTGGCAAACTGTCACTCGGAATAGGACGGAGGAGGTAATAATGCTGGCATAGCCCTTCTTCTATTATAAGTCCGAGGGACAACATCAGCAAGTACATTGCTACAAAATGCTGTGATTGATCCATGTCCGTTACGCACAATAAGACAGTATTATAGGATACAGCTAAAcaggtaggcctaggctactcTGCTGCGTACAGTTGTGCCCGGTTCTTGCGGAGTGCGCACCGGCTTGAGTTACATCCAGCAAAACTTCACTTCTTGAGTGTTGGTGTCCTTAAAATTCAGACTGCTTACTCCATAGCAAACGATAATTGATTGAAGATGGTAAAGATGAATAGTCTCTTTCGTAAAAACAAATCTAGATATAGGCAGTGTTTCCCTTTTACGCACGAATTCAATATATTGTATGAAATGGCTCTGTGACAGCATCAGTGGCATCAGGGGTTCTCGTTCTTGTGCGCTTTGACGCGTGATTCCAGTCTCAAGTCCTCCCCTCTGAGGATCGGCATGGTGTTTCGTTTTCTTTTGCAGGACGCTGAGAGAGTAACCTGCTCCCTCTGATATATCCTCCACGGGTTGTGATGTAATTCTTATATCCATCTGAATGTGGGTTTGTTGTAGGAGATCCCCGACACCCCCCTCAATCAAGAAGCAGGGATGGGTTAGGGAGAGGAGGGGTCCGTCAATTTGGATTCTGATCGCCCTCTGTCGGAATATCTGACTACTTCTGCTAATTTTCTATTGATAACAGAGGGGGGATATTAGCTAGAAGCGGTGAACAACAATTAGAACTGAATGTGAGAGGCCATAGCCACTACTATTTCTATCAATAGGCCAACAGCTACTATTCATTTGAGAGGTTAGTCTACTGGCTCCTCTGTACAAATACTGCTGATGATTAAAAAAAAGGCTTACTAGGTTATAAAACAACAGGATATAGAGATAGTATTTGTCATGAGGAAAAACATGTTAAATACTCTATATAATAGCATCCTTAAATGACACTCATGACACATACACTCTACTCAATAATACCAACACAAAATGCTTCAAATATTTGGAATTGTTGTGAGCAAGTAGAACGTAGGGAGAGATCTTATAAAGAACATGACTGAACAAACAACTGTTTATTTTTCTAATGAAGAGTGTTCTCTTTGTTGGCAGGGACAATATTTCAGTGTGCAACCATGTCACAGGGAACCTCTCAATAAACCTTGGCCAAAATAACTCCCAAATAAACAACTCACTAAGCAGCAACTCACACTAAGCAGCAGCCATGGAAAGTATCACCATTTGCAAACCTGTCTACCCTCAAATGCTTGGAGAATCATTCCTTGAAAATAATTTAATGGAAGAACTGACTGGCTGCTACATCAGCCATAAAGCATTCACTTAGATAAATGCATCTCTGTTTCATTTTGAATGAGCTAATTCACACAAGCACTTCTGCGCACGACTCATTTAGTTTATGGTCAAATTATGGTGAAAAGTCTGGAAAAGGTCAcgcttatttttattttttgaaacaaCAATTGATCTGACTATTCAGGCATTCTTGGGCATTGGCAATAAGGCATTGACAAGGTTTAACTTGTTGTGACAAATCCCCATGTATCTGAATACCGGTGTTGAAATGCTGCAGCGATAATAGGTAAATACTGATGAATAGATACATAATCATCTACAAGCAATATATTACTATGATTATAACATTCAATGGTCTAGATAGGTGGTGACATCTATGGAATACTTGAATCTATGCGATGAAATTCATTGGAGAATACAGCTGCATTAGAGCCAACAAAGTGACATTTCAATATGGTTCTCATTACATTATGGACTTATTGCCAGCCCTCATTTCATGGTGAGTTGTTTTTGTTTCTTCTAATCCCTTCCTACTGTTTTATCACAGGAAAATTGTGATAGTTATATATTCACCTTGAACAGACAGAATACTTTAGACAGACGCCTGCTTAATTGAAGAGTTTTTATTCAAGTAGGCTAAACCAAAGTCAATTTCCTCAGCTAGTAAAACAGCCAACATAATTATCATTTTCAGGGTCTGGTCCTTGAAAGGTACAAAGGCATAACAACTTTTGCTTAGGGATATGCATTCAAAATGAATACCTTTAGGTTCTGCGTAGGTCGTTGTACCCGTTCCTGCTGGTTTCTTATTTAGTGAGGCAAACCAGACCACTCTCTTGGCAGGcaccttatttttttatttaatttaactaggcaagtcagtaaagaacaaattcctatttacaatgacggcctaccctggccaaaccctaacaacgctgggccaattgtgtgccaccctataggactcccaatcacaaccggttgtgatacagcttggaaagGAACCAgggtgacacctctagcactgagctgcagtgccttagaccgctgcaccactcaggagccttTACACATAGGCACCAAGAGAAGGCCAGCTTTGTTAAACCATTAAAAACACACTAAGAGTGATTAAGAATGGACCTAGACTTTCCAGTGTCATTTCAACTTTGCTTTTATTGTGGTTGTATTAAATTATTACTTtctcctacagttgaagtcggaagtttacatacaccttagccaaatacatttaaactcacaggttttcacaattcctgacatttaatcccagtaaaaattccctgtcttaggtcagttaggatcaccactttattttaagaatgtgaaatgtcagaataatagtagagagaatggtttatttcagtttttatttctttcatcacattcctagtgggtcagaagtttacatacactcaattagtatttggtagcattgcctttaaattgtttaacttgggtcaaatgttttggatagccttccacaggtttcccacaataagttgggtgaattttggcccattcttcctgacagagctggtgtaactgaatcaggattataggcctccttgctagcacacgctttttcagttctgcccacaaatgttctataggattgaggtcagggctttgtgatggccactccaataccttgactttgttgtccttaagccattttgccacaactttggaagtatgattggggtcattgtccatttggaagagccatttgtgaccaagctttaacttcctgactgatgtcttgagatgttgcttcaatatatccacataatttttcatcctcatgatgccatctattttgtgaagtgcgccagtccctcctgcagcaaagcacccccacaacacgatgctgccacccccgtgcttcccggttgggatggtattcttcggcttgcaagcctccccccttttcctccaaacataacgatggtcatcatggccaaacagtcctatttttgtttcatcagaccaggggacatttctccaaaaggtacgatctttgtccccatgtgcagttgcaaaccgtagtctgtttttttatggtggttttggagcagtggcttcttccttgctgagcggcctttcaggttatgtcgattatggactcattttactgtggatagagatacttttgtacctgtttcctccagcatcttcataaggtcctttgctgttattctgggattgatttgcacttttcgcaccaaagtacgttcatctctaggagacagaacgcgtctccttcctgaacggtatgacggctgcgtggtcccgtggtgtttatacttgcatactattgtttgtacagatgaacgtggtaccttcaggcgtttggaaattgctcccaaggatgaaccagacttgtggaggtctacacatttttttctgaggtcttggctgatttcttttgattttcccatgatgtcaagcaaagaggcactgagtttgaaggtaggccttgaaatacttccaaaggtacacctccaattgactcaaatgatatcaattagcctatcagaagcttctaaagccatgacataattttctggaattttccaagctgttaaaaggcacagtcaacttagtgtacgtaaacttctgacccactggaattgtgatatagtgaattataagtgaaataatccgtctgtaaacaattgttggaaaaatgacttgtgtcatgcacaaagtagatgtcctaaccgacttgccaaaactatagtttgttaacaagaaatttgttgagtggttgaaaaacacgttttaatgactccaacctaagtgtatgtaaacatctgacttcaactgtatcaagtTATTGAGATTTGTTATGAATATAATGGACATAGGTTTTCCAGTTACTGCATTATTAGTTACACTTTTACCTCAGTTGACTGCTGATAAAAGATTAACTGAAAGCATAAGACAAGAAAAAACGATGTTATTCTCTGTACAGTGAGAAAGTTTAAGCATTTTCTTGTTGTTTCACAGAGTAAACTGTATTATTCATGTAGGACATGAATCAAAATGTGCATTCTGATAGTACTAGATCAGTGTTTTGTTTTTTACTGAtgactgtttactgtgtttgCTTGAATAGGGCCCACAGCAAGAATGATCAGTATGCTCAACACAGAAGTGGTCTAAGTCAGAGCGCCTCAGAACCGACAGACAATACAATCTCTTGACACTCCCACTCAACCGGTGGGGGGGAAAATTGTGTAGTCTACTCTGGAGGTGATGGTGGGGGGCACAGATAGTTGTCATAACTGATGGAAACAGTGTGTGGTTTCAATAAAATGAAATTGTCTCAGAAAACAGTCCATTTCACGTGGCGCGCTTCTGACACAGCACCTTTCACAATGTTTATCTCGCGCAATCCCATTTTCACACTCCAGGCTAATTGAGGCCACATTGCCACTGAGTAAACACAGACATGAAATGGGTGCTATTTTGTTTACTCTGGCACTCTGGTGGTGTGCAATTTGGTagtttgtttagcactttttccATGTTCCTCCTGCGATCCAAGAGCCCACAATCACAATAATCACACTTACTATGTGCTTTATCTCAACAAATTGCTAGGTTTCACTAGAGCAAGGTGAGATCTTTCCTCACAATGTTAAGCCTTATCGTAGATGGTGTTCTTTCACGTCAAACAAGGCCACTCTACTGCTCGAGCAAAGCCGTTAGAGTTTACAACACTAATCATTTGTCTAGATCAGATCTTCACAACTACAGGATTTATGTAGTATACAGATGTCAATCCTATTTCCGTGAATCTATTATCATAAACACC
Coding sequences within it:
- the LOC120044627 gene encoding noggin-3-like; translated protein: MDQSQHFVAMYLLMLSLGLIIEEGLCQHYYLLRPIPSDSLPLVELKEDPDPVFDPKERDLNETELKSVLGDFDSRLMSITPPQDKYTGNDELDDLDIQQKPSGVMPNEIKAMDFDVQFGKKHRPSKKLKRRLQQWLWSFSFCPVIYTWNDLGNRFWPRYVRVGNCQSKRSCSVPEGMFCKPANSTHFTILRWRCIQKKGGLKCTWIPVQYPMITECKCVCSN